One genomic segment of Thalassospiraceae bacterium LMO-SO8 includes these proteins:
- a CDS encoding MltA domain-containing protein, with protein sequence MGGSRVHRRSSVWALALAVFASGLVAGCGAIQKIVPASDYQAPAEVPPQLILEPAEFKTLPGWRADVLSDALAAFLASCPAVAAKPADQPLGYLPEHGTMGDLAKICAEARGLNTKSTAQLQFFIERSFRPFHVRDGQKRDGKFTGYYEPLLRGSFQPTARYRYPVYARPRDIVVVELGMFDPDRKGEQLAGRLADDRLLPYFDRREILEGALRGRQLELLWVDSAVDLFFLHVQGSGRILLPDGSHVRLAFSGRNGHRYSSIGRELVAQGVMKVEDVTMPSLRAWMTANPLAAEQLMLKNRSFIFFRVEKDEVVKGAMGVPLTAGRSLAVDPKYVPLGLPLWLVTTDPLDPKNEKPLTRMVVAQDTGSAIKGIVRGDLFWGFGAEAEARAGLMNEGGVYYLLLPRK encoded by the coding sequence ATGGGGGGCTCACGCGTCCATCGCCGCTCGTCCGTCTGGGCGCTCGCCCTGGCTGTCTTCGCTTCCGGCCTCGTCGCGGGCTGCGGCGCCATTCAGAAGATCGTGCCCGCCAGCGATTATCAGGCCCCGGCCGAAGTCCCGCCGCAACTGATTTTGGAGCCCGCCGAGTTCAAGACCCTGCCCGGCTGGCGCGCGGACGTGTTGTCCGACGCGCTGGCGGCGTTCCTGGCGTCCTGCCCGGCGGTCGCCGCCAAGCCCGCCGATCAGCCGCTCGGATATCTTCCCGAACACGGCACGATGGGCGATCTCGCGAAAATCTGCGCCGAGGCCCGCGGCCTCAACACCAAAAGCACGGCGCAACTGCAATTCTTCATCGAACGCAGCTTCCGTCCCTTCCATGTGCGCGACGGCCAGAAACGGGACGGCAAGTTCACGGGCTACTATGAGCCCCTGCTGCGCGGCAGTTTCCAGCCCACGGCCCGCTATCGCTATCCGGTCTATGCCCGCCCGCGCGACATCGTGGTGGTCGAGCTCGGCATGTTCGACCCGGACCGCAAGGGCGAACAGCTGGCCGGGCGTTTGGCCGACGATCGCCTGCTGCCCTATTTCGACCGCCGCGAAATTCTCGAGGGTGCTTTGCGCGGCCGGCAGCTGGAACTGCTCTGGGTCGACAGCGCGGTCGATCTGTTCTTCCTGCACGTCCAGGGCTCGGGCCGCATCCTTCTGCCTGACGGCAGCCATGTCCGGCTCGCCTTCTCGGGCCGCAACGGCCACCGCTATTCCTCCATCGGCCGCGAACTGGTGGCCCAGGGCGTGATGAAGGTGGAAGACGTGACCATGCCCAGTCTGCGGGCCTGGATGACCGCCAATCCGCTGGCCGCCGAACAATTGATGTTGAAAAACCGCTCCTTCATCTTTTTCCGCGTGGAAAAGGACGAGGTCGTGAAGGGCGCGATGGGCGTGCCGTTGACCGCCGGCCGCTCGCTCGCCGTCGATCCCAAATACGTGCCGCTGGGCCTGCCGCTCTGGCTGGTGACCACGGACCCGCTCGATCCCAAGAACGAAAAACCCCTGACCCGCATGGTCGTCGCCCAGGATACGGGCTCGGCGATCAAGGGTATCGTACGGGGCGATCTGTTCTGGGGCTTCGGGGCCGAGGCCGAGGCCCGGGCCGGGCTGATGAACGAAGGCGGCGTGTACTACCTGCTGCTGCCGCGCAAGTAA
- a CDS encoding Tim44/TimA family putative adaptor protein gives MGGGFQFIDIILIAMVAAFFVLRLRSVLGRRDGNDGSGHRDPFKPVPPEEAADGKVITLPERKVDDSPQSKSDPGAFAAEGTVDNGLVQIRVADPDFAPDEFLAGARVAFEMILDAFAAGDVKTLKTLLDPGVFADFEAAIRDREEHGHTVEDTLVGFKSADIVEAYMEGRIANITIKFVTEQVNVTRDAEGQVAEGNPNEVITVTDFWTFARDTKARDPNWALVATHSAD, from the coding sequence ATGGGCGGCGGATTCCAGTTCATCGACATCATTCTCATCGCCATGGTCGCGGCCTTCTTCGTGCTGCGCCTGCGCAGCGTGCTGGGCCGTCGTGACGGCAACGACGGCAGCGGCCACCGCGATCCGTTCAAGCCGGTTCCGCCCGAGGAGGCCGCCGATGGTAAGGTCATCACCCTGCCCGAACGCAAGGTCGACGATTCGCCGCAATCCAAATCCGATCCCGGCGCCTTCGCCGCCGAAGGCACGGTCGACAACGGCCTGGTGCAGATCCGGGTCGCCGATCCCGATTTCGCGCCGGACGAATTCCTCGCCGGTGCGCGCGTCGCCTTCGAGATGATCCTGGACGCCTTCGCCGCCGGGGACGTGAAGACTCTGAAGACCCTGCTGGACCCCGGCGTATTCGCCGATTTCGAGGCGGCGATCCGCGACCGCGAGGAACACGGCCATACGGTCGAGGACACCCTGGTCGGCTTCAAGTCGGCGGACATCGTCGAGGCCTATATGGAAGGCCGCATCGCCAACATCACCATCAAGTTCGTGACCGAACAGGTCAACGTGACCCGCGACGCCGAAGGCCAGGTCGCCGAAGGCAACCCGAACGAGGTCATCACGGTCACCGATTTCTGGACCTTTGCCCGCGACACCAAGGCCCGCGACCCCAACTGGGCTCTGGTCGCGACCCATAGCGCCGACTAG
- a CDS encoding FxsA family protein codes for MAPFILILFIAVPIVEIGLFVQVGGAIGLWPTLAIVILTAVLGTALLRHQGLDTLRRVQDSLAQDRLPVAEMFDGLCLLMAGALLLTPGFMTDLFGFLLFVPPFRAAAAQAIGRYVLSHGRVHVQTMSMGPGAAPGPGPRQGRGPGSGPVIDGDFEEVAPETSALDDHSPPKASGKPPENR; via the coding sequence GTGGCCCCATTCATCCTGATCCTGTTCATCGCTGTCCCGATCGTCGAGATCGGCCTGTTCGTGCAGGTCGGCGGCGCGATCGGCCTGTGGCCGACCCTGGCCATCGTCATTCTGACGGCGGTTCTGGGCACGGCGTTGCTGCGCCATCAGGGGCTCGACACCCTGCGCCGGGTGCAGGACAGCCTGGCCCAGGACCGGCTGCCCGTGGCCGAGATGTTCGACGGGCTTTGCCTGTTGATGGCCGGGGCGCTGCTGCTGACGCCCGGCTTCATGACCGATCTTTTCGGATTTCTGCTGTTCGTGCCGCCGTTTCGCGCCGCCGCCGCCCAGGCCATCGGGCGCTATGTCCTGAGCCACGGCCGCGTCCATGTCCAGACCATGAGCATGGGGCCCGGGGCCGCGCCGGGGCCAGGGCCGCGCCAAGGCCGGGGGCCGGGCAGCGGGCCGGTCATCGACGGCGACTTCGAAGAAGTCGCGCCGGAGACATCGGCCCTTGACGACCACAGCCCCCCAAAGGCCTCCGGCAAACCACCCGAAAACCGCTAA
- the secB gene encoding protein-export chaperone SecB: MSDDTTPETDAAAINNLKEGDQVPLVIHGQYIKDLSFEIPGAPQIFLEAPKGQPEVNLNLDVQVEGISEDVFEVILDIKAESKIAGQVTYILELKYAGLFTLRVPEQHRAAALFVECPRLMFPFARAIMADISRDGGFQPLVLGLIDFAALYQQNIDNLQSQVKGSA, from the coding sequence ATGAGCGACGACACGACGCCCGAGACAGATGCGGCCGCAATCAACAACCTCAAAGAAGGCGACCAGGTCCCCCTGGTAATCCATGGCCAGTACATTAAGGACCTGTCTTTCGAAATTCCCGGCGCGCCGCAGATTTTTCTCGAGGCACCCAAGGGCCAGCCCGAGGTTAATCTGAACCTGGACGTGCAGGTCGAGGGCATCTCCGAGGACGTGTTCGAGGTCATTCTCGACATCAAGGCCGAAAGCAAGATCGCCGGTCAGGTCACTTATATCCTGGAATTAAAATACGCGGGCCTGTTCACCCTGCGCGTGCCGGAACAACACCGGGCGGCGGCGTTGTTCGTCGAATGCCCGCGTCTGATGTTCCCCTTCGCCCGCGCGATCATGGCCGACATCAGCCGTGACGGCGGATTCCAGCCGCTGGTCCTCGGCCTGATCGATTTCGCCGCCCTTTATCAGCAGAACATCGACAATCTGCAGAGCCAGGTCAAAGGCAGCGCCTAA
- the dnaQ gene encoding DNA polymerase III subunit epsilon, with product MREVVLDTETTGLDPLNGHRIVEIGCVELINHVASGRTYHQYVNPERDMPIEAFNVHGLSVEFLAEHPVFADIADAFIDFVGTAPLVIHNASFDMGFINAELARLKRPSIPLNQAVDTVAMARKKFPGAGASLDALCRRFQIDNTHRDLHGALLDARLLAEVYLELIGGRQPDLELAAEAGTQGVTVERVARPPRAHAPLPEEEAAHRAFLEKLKDPVWVA from the coding sequence ATGCGGGAAGTGGTGCTGGATACGGAAACGACGGGGCTGGACCCGCTGAACGGTCACCGCATCGTTGAAATCGGCTGCGTCGAGCTGATCAACCACGTCGCCAGCGGGCGGACTTACCATCAATACGTCAATCCCGAACGGGACATGCCGATCGAGGCCTTCAACGTGCATGGCCTGTCGGTGGAATTCCTTGCCGAACATCCCGTGTTCGCCGATATCGCCGACGCCTTTATCGACTTTGTCGGCACGGCGCCCCTGGTGATTCACAACGCGTCCTTCGACATGGGGTTCATCAACGCGGAACTGGCGCGCCTCAAGCGGCCGTCGATTCCCTTGAATCAGGCCGTCGACACGGTCGCCATGGCGCGCAAGAAATTTCCCGGTGCGGGTGCCAGCCTGGATGCGTTGTGCCGGCGGTTCCAGATCGACAACACGCACCGCGACCTGCACGGCGCCTTGTTGGACGCCCGCCTGCTGGCCGAGGTCTATCTGGAATTGATCGGCGGGCGGCAGCCGGATCTGGAACTTGCCGCCGAGGCGGGGACCCAGGGCGTTACCGTGGAACGGGTCGCCCGGCCGCCGCGCGCCCACGCGCCGCTTCCGGAAGAAGAAGCGGCGCATCGGGCCTTTCTGGAAAAGCTGAAAGACCCCGTCTGGGTTGCCTGA
- the coaE gene encoding dephospho-CoA kinase (Dephospho-CoA kinase (CoaE) performs the final step in coenzyme A biosynthesis.), which yields MFILGLTGSIGMGKSTAAAQLRRLGLPVHDADAAVHALMGPGGAAVAAVGAAFPGVVKNGAVDRQALGARVLGDDVALKRLEGILHPLVRRSEKQFLAARARRRVPLVVLDIPLLFETGGDARCDAVLVVHCRDALQRRRVLARPGMTKKKFEAILARQVPAREKVWLADFAVNTGIGRHAALMDLKRIVKLLRTCKGRVWAPSSYW from the coding sequence ATGTTCATTCTCGGCCTCACCGGCTCCATCGGCATGGGCAAGTCCACGGCGGCGGCGCAGTTGCGGCGTCTGGGCCTGCCGGTCCACGACGCGGACGCCGCGGTGCATGCCCTGATGGGCCCCGGGGGGGCTGCGGTCGCGGCGGTCGGCGCGGCTTTTCCGGGGGTGGTGAAAAACGGCGCCGTGGATCGTCAGGCCCTGGGGGCCAGGGTGCTCGGCGACGACGTGGCGCTCAAACGCCTGGAAGGCATTCTCCACCCCCTGGTCCGGCGCTCGGAAAAACAATTTCTTGCGGCCCGTGCCCGGCGTCGGGTTCCGCTCGTCGTGCTCGACATTCCCCTGCTGTTCGAAACCGGCGGCGACGCGCGCTGCGACGCCGTGCTGGTCGTGCATTGCCGCGACGCCCTGCAGCGCCGCCGCGTGCTGGCCCGCCCCGGCATGACGAAAAAAAAATTCGAGGCGATCCTGGCCCGCCAGGTCCCGGCCCGGGAAAAGGTCTGGCTCGCCGATTTCGCCGTCAACACGGGGATCGGCCGACATGCGGCCTTGATGGATCTCAAACGGATCGTCAAACTGCTGCGCACATGCAAGGGACGGGTCTGGGCTCCCTCCTCTTATTGGTGA
- a CDS encoding shikimate dehydrogenase — protein sequence MTMTGRAKLAGVMGWPVSHSLSPVLHGHWLDGLGIDGAYVPLAVAPENFAEVLRALAKMGFRGVNVTVPHKEAALAAVDDADALARRIGAVNTVIVGADGKLTGTNTDGFGFLENLKEGAPGWNPAAGPAVVLGAGGAARAVVVALTDAGVPEIKLINRTRARADRMAQDLGGPVTVHDWNDRAAVLAAANLLVNTTTLGMTGKDPLEISLDALPVAALVNDIVYAPLETGLLAAARARGNPVVDGLGMLLHQARPGFEAWFGQAPRVTADLRARILVHLGQG from the coding sequence ATGACCATGACCGGGCGGGCGAAACTGGCAGGCGTGATGGGATGGCCCGTAAGCCATTCCCTGTCGCCGGTGCTGCACGGCCATTGGTTGGACGGCCTGGGGATCGACGGCGCCTATGTGCCGCTGGCGGTGGCGCCCGAGAATTTCGCCGAGGTTCTGAGAGCCCTGGCCAAGATGGGTTTTCGCGGCGTCAACGTGACGGTGCCTCATAAGGAAGCCGCCCTCGCCGCCGTCGATGACGCCGACGCCCTGGCGCGGCGCATCGGTGCCGTGAACACGGTGATCGTCGGCGCCGACGGCAAATTGACCGGCACCAACACGGACGGCTTCGGATTCCTGGAAAATCTGAAAGAAGGCGCGCCCGGCTGGAATCCGGCCGCGGGTCCCGCCGTGGTGCTGGGCGCCGGCGGCGCGGCCCGCGCCGTGGTGGTCGCCTTGACCGACGCCGGCGTGCCCGAGATCAAACTGATCAACCGCACCCGCGCGCGCGCCGACCGCATGGCCCAAGACCTGGGCGGCCCGGTCACGGTTCATGACTGGAACGACCGCGCGGCGGTGCTCGCGGCGGCGAACCTTCTGGTCAACACGACGACCCTGGGCATGACGGGCAAGGATCCGCTGGAGATTTCCCTGGACGCCCTGCCGGTGGCGGCGCTGGTCAACGACATCGTCTATGCCCCCCTGGAAACGGGTCTGCTGGCCGCCGCCCGGGCACGCGGCAATCCGGTGGTCGACGGGCTCGGCATGCTGTTGCATCAGGCGCGGCCGGGGTTCGAGGCCTGGTTCGGTCAGGCCCCCCGGGTGACGGCGGACCTGCGCGCCCGCATCCTCGTCCACCTGGGCCAGGGCTGA
- a CDS encoding Maf family protein has protein sequence MTAEPGTRLVLASGSRVRADMLRAAGLGITVDPADVDEPEIEADCRQNGMSTPDVALALAAAKASRVAGRHPGALVIGADQMLDLDGDSLRKPDDLAAAARTLERLAGRDHTLVSAVVLARDGQVIWRHHASARLTMRPLDGDAIADYLDRAGAAVLTSVGAYQLEGLGAQLFEGIEGDYFTILGLPLLALLGELRRRGETAAGLLG, from the coding sequence GTGACGGCAGAACCCGGGACCCGGCTGGTCCTGGCCTCGGGCAGCCGCGTGCGCGCCGACATGCTGCGCGCGGCCGGCCTCGGCATTACCGTCGATCCGGCGGATGTAGATGAACCCGAAATCGAGGCGGATTGCCGCCAAAACGGCATGAGCACGCCCGATGTCGCCCTGGCCTTGGCCGCCGCCAAGGCGTCCCGGGTCGCCGGGCGCCATCCGGGCGCCCTGGTGATCGGCGCCGACCAGATGTTGGATCTGGACGGTGACAGCCTGCGCAAGCCCGATGATCTGGCCGCCGCCGCGCGAACCCTGGAACGCCTCGCGGGCCGCGATCATACCCTGGTGTCGGCCGTCGTCCTGGCGCGGGACGGTCAGGTGATCTGGCGTCATCATGCTTCCGCCCGCCTCACCATGCGGCCCCTCGATGGGGACGCCATCGCGGATTATCTGGACCGCGCCGGCGCGGCGGTTCTGACCTCGGTCGGGGCTTATCAGCTGGAGGGCCTGGGTGCGCAGTTGTTCGAGGGCATCGAAGGCGACTATTTTACCATCCTGGGCCTGCCGCTGTTGGCCCTGCTCGGCGAACTGCGCCGGCGGGGCGAAACAGCGGCGGGGCTTCTCGGCTGA
- a CDS encoding pyruvate, water dikinase regulatory protein has product MKEFHLHLVSDSTGETVSMVARACLAQFDSVQAQEHMWSMVRSPEQIDQLLGVVHDQPGMVLYTLVHEDLRKHLEDGCRRLMVPHIHVLDPVLNAMGGYFNAKVRGRAGRQHVMDAEYFDRIEAMHFALSHDDGQSTWDLDDADVVLVGVSRTSKTPTSVYLANRGIKTANVPFVPGVPLPDDLYKLTHPLVVGLTKDPRRLVEIRRQRLRLLDQDENTDYVDLDMVSKEITEARRVFSKYDWPVINVTRKSIEETAANVIQLLSRRRGEAPGPLT; this is encoded by the coding sequence GTGAAGGAATTCCATCTGCATCTCGTTTCGGACAGCACGGGGGAAACCGTGTCCATGGTCGCGCGCGCCTGCCTGGCGCAGTTCGACAGCGTCCAGGCGCAGGAGCATATGTGGAGCATGGTGCGCTCCCCGGAACAGATCGACCAGCTTCTCGGCGTCGTCCACGATCAGCCGGGCATGGTGCTTTATACCCTGGTGCATGAAGACCTGCGCAAACATCTGGAAGACGGCTGCCGCCGCCTGATGGTGCCGCACATCCATGTCCTCGATCCCGTGCTCAACGCCATGGGCGGTTATTTCAACGCCAAGGTGCGCGGCCGGGCCGGCCGCCAGCATGTCATGGATGCGGAATATTTCGACCGCATCGAAGCCATGCACTTCGCCCTCAGCCATGACGACGGCCAGTCGACCTGGGACCTGGACGATGCCGACGTGGTCCTGGTCGGCGTGTCGCGCACGTCCAAGACGCCGACCAGCGTGTATCTCGCCAACCGGGGCATCAAGACGGCCAACGTGCCGTTCGTGCCCGGCGTGCCCCTGCCCGACGACCTGTACAAGCTGACCCATCCCCTTGTCGTCGGCCTGACCAAGGATCCGCGCCGGCTGGTGGAAATCCGCCGCCAGCGTCTGCGCCTCTTGGATCAGGATGAAAACACCGACTACGTCGATCTCGACATGGTGTCGAAGGAAATCACCGAGGCCCGCCGCGTGTTCTCCAAATACGACTGGCCGGTCATCAACGTGACCCGCAAATCCATCGAGGAAACGGCCGCCAACGTGATCCAGCTGTTGAGCCGCCGCCGCGGGGAAGCCCCCGGCCCCCTGACGTGA
- the hemE gene encoding uroporphyrinogen decarboxylase — protein sequence MRQAGRYLSEYRALRKTAPDFLGFCYTPDLTVEATLQPIRRYGFDAAILFSDILVIPDALGQNVRFEEGVGPLLDPITDRAGISALKTDGVLDHLAPVFETLTRLRRELPDETALIGFAGAPWTLAFYMIEGRGGVDGGKLKRMAYGQPEDFQALMTVLEEALVAYLCRQVAAGAEVLQLFDSWSGIADETLFKRWIIGPTARIVARVKEAHPTVPIIGFPRGAGPMVAAYAAETGVDGMSVDSQVPLTWARKNVAANLVLQGNLDNQLLVTGGEEMDRAVDRIVRDMQGHPFVFNLGHGILPQTPPEHVGRVLDVLRGKVGK from the coding sequence ATGCGCCAGGCCGGGCGCTATCTTTCCGAATACCGGGCGCTGCGCAAGACGGCGCCGGATTTTCTCGGCTTCTGCTACACCCCCGATCTGACGGTGGAGGCGACGCTGCAGCCGATCCGGCGCTACGGCTTCGACGCGGCGATCCTGTTTTCCGACATTCTGGTGATCCCCGACGCGCTGGGCCAGAACGTGCGGTTCGAGGAAGGGGTCGGCCCGCTGCTCGATCCCATTACCGACCGGGCGGGAATTTCGGCCTTGAAGACGGATGGCGTGCTCGATCATCTGGCGCCGGTGTTCGAAACCCTGACGCGCCTGCGCCGCGAGCTGCCGGATGAAACCGCGTTGATCGGGTTCGCCGGCGCGCCCTGGACCCTGGCGTTCTACATGATCGAGGGCCGGGGCGGGGTCGACGGCGGCAAGCTGAAGCGCATGGCCTACGGCCAGCCGGAGGATTTCCAGGCCCTGATGACGGTGTTGGAGGAGGCTCTGGTCGCCTATCTGTGCCGTCAGGTCGCGGCCGGGGCCGAGGTGTTGCAGTTGTTCGACAGCTGGTCCGGAATCGCCGACGAGACCCTGTTCAAGCGTTGGATCATCGGCCCCACGGCGCGGATCGTGGCACGGGTGAAGGAAGCCCATCCGACGGTGCCGATCATCGGCTTCCCCAGGGGGGCGGGGCCCATGGTCGCGGCCTATGCGGCGGAAACGGGCGTCGACGGGATGTCCGTGGACAGTCAGGTGCCGCTGACCTGGGCGCGCAAGAACGTTGCGGCCAATCTGGTCTTGCAGGGCAATCTGGATAATCAGCTGCTGGTTACCGGCGGCGAGGAGATGGACCGGGCGGTCGACCGCATCGTCCGCGACATGCAGGGCCATCCCTTCGTGTTCAACCTGGGCCATGGTATTTTACCGCAGACGCCGCCGGAACATGTCGGGCGGGTGTTGGACGTGCTGCGCGGCAAGGTGGGGAAATAG
- the hemH gene encoding ferrochelatase, translating into MAGKRAVVLFNLGGPDGPDAVEPFLFNLFNDPAIISLPNPFRWFIARMISRRRAPIARDIYGNIGGKSPLLEETQAQARALEAALNGPGKPETRVFVCMRYWHPMSGETARAVAAFAPDRVVELPLYPQYSTTTSGSSLKDWRRAAAAAGVTGEARAACCYPTAAGLIAAQADLVAEGIAKARETGTPRVLFSAHGLPKKVIAKGDPYQWQVEQTAAAVIGELRRRGIEGFDPVVCYQSRVGPLEWIGPATEDEIKRAGADKVPLVVVPIAFVSEHSETLVELDIEYREVADHAGAPAYHRIPTVGTAAGFIAALAEIVEGASGAGARTCHPSAARLCPGAWSACPCAA; encoded by the coding sequence ATGGCGGGCAAGCGCGCGGTCGTGCTGTTCAACCTGGGCGGCCCGGACGGGCCCGACGCGGTCGAACCGTTCCTGTTCAACCTGTTCAACGACCCGGCGATCATTTCCCTGCCCAATCCGTTTCGTTGGTTCATCGCCAGGATGATCAGCCGCCGGCGCGCGCCCATCGCGCGCGACATCTACGGCAACATCGGCGGCAAGTCGCCGCTGCTGGAAGAAACCCAGGCCCAGGCGCGGGCGCTGGAGGCGGCGTTGAACGGACCGGGAAAACCGGAAACCAGGGTGTTCGTCTGCATGCGCTATTGGCATCCCATGAGCGGGGAGACGGCCCGGGCGGTGGCGGCCTTCGCGCCGGACCGGGTGGTCGAACTGCCGCTTTATCCGCAGTATTCGACGACGACCTCGGGCTCGTCCCTCAAGGATTGGCGGCGGGCGGCGGCGGCGGCCGGGGTGACGGGCGAGGCGCGGGCAGCCTGCTGCTATCCGACGGCGGCGGGGCTCATCGCGGCGCAGGCGGATCTGGTCGCCGAAGGGATCGCCAAAGCCAGGGAAACGGGGACGCCGCGCGTGCTGTTTTCTGCCCATGGCCTGCCGAAGAAGGTGATCGCCAAGGGCGATCCCTACCAGTGGCAGGTGGAGCAGACGGCGGCGGCGGTGATCGGCGAATTGCGCCGGCGCGGCATCGAGGGCTTCGATCCGGTGGTGTGCTACCAAAGCCGGGTCGGGCCGCTGGAATGGATCGGCCCCGCGACGGAGGACGAGATCAAGCGCGCGGGCGCCGACAAGGTGCCGCTCGTGGTGGTGCCCATCGCCTTCGTGTCCGAGCATTCGGAAACCCTGGTCGAGCTCGACATCGAATACCGCGAGGTCGCGGACCATGCCGGCGCGCCGGCCTATCACCGTATCCCCACCGTGGGCACGGCGGCGGGCTTCATCGCGGCCTTGGCCGAGATCGTCGAGGGGGCGTCGGGGGCCGGTGCCAGGACCTGCCATCCGTCGGCGGCGCGGCTGTGCCCGGGCGCCTGGTCGGCCTGTCCCTGCGCGGCCTGA
- the hemJ gene encoding protoporphyrinogen oxidase HemJ, whose amino-acid sequence MELSATAYAWIKALHVISVIAWMAGLLYLPRLFVYHVDAEAGSDKSETFKIMERRLMRGIMNPAMMASVLFGLILMAASGTAIWQTIWFPVKAGCVLAMMVMHVYCGKWRRAFAEDRNRHSGRFYRFMNEVPAVLMVVIVIMVIVRPG is encoded by the coding sequence ATGGAACTGAGCGCCACGGCCTATGCCTGGATCAAGGCCCTGCACGTGATCAGCGTGATCGCCTGGATGGCCGGGTTGCTGTATCTGCCGCGCCTGTTCGTCTATCACGTCGACGCCGAGGCAGGGTCCGACAAATCCGAGACCTTCAAGATCATGGAACGGCGCCTGATGCGGGGCATCATGAATCCGGCGATGATGGCCTCCGTGCTGTTCGGCCTGATCCTCATGGCGGCGTCGGGAACGGCGATCTGGCAGACGATCTGGTTTCCGGTAAAGGCCGGGTGCGTTTTGGCGATGATGGTGATGCATGTGTACTGCGGCAAATGGCGGCGCGCCTTCGCCGAGGACCGCAACCGGCATTCCGGGCGATTCTACCGCTTCATGAACGAGGTGCCGGCGGTGCTGATGGTCGTTATCGTCATCATGGTCATCGTGCGGCCGGGCTAG
- the rho gene encoding transcription termination factor Rho codes for MNLKELKQKSPADLLAYAEELEIENASSLRKQDMMFAILKQLADNDVAIYGDGVLEVLQDGFGFLRSPEANYLPGPDDIYVSPSQVRRFGLRTGDTVEGEIRAPKDGERYFALLKVNQINFTDPQAVRHRINFDNLTPLYPDERLMMEIENPEHKDPTSRVLDLICPIGKGQRALIVAPPRTGKTVMLQNIAHSIAENHPECYLIVLLIDERPEEVTDMDRSVKGEVISSTFDEPATRHVQVTEMVLEKAKRLVEHKKDVVILLDSITRLARAYNTVVPSSGKVLTGGVDANALQRPKRFFGAARNIEEGGSLTIISTALIDTGSRMDEVIFEEFKGTGNSEIILDRKLSDKRVWPTIDITKSGTRKEELLVEKGTLAKMWVLRRILMPMGVTDAMEFLLGKLKETKVNSEFFDSMNS; via the coding sequence ATGAATCTCAAGGAACTGAAGCAGAAATCCCCCGCCGACCTTCTGGCCTATGCCGAAGAGTTGGAGATCGAAAACGCCAGCTCTCTGCGCAAGCAGGACATGATGTTCGCGATCCTCAAGCAGCTTGCGGACAACGACGTTGCGATTTACGGGGACGGCGTCCTTGAGGTGTTGCAGGACGGCTTCGGCTTCCTGCGCTCCCCGGAAGCGAACTATCTGCCGGGCCCGGACGACATCTACGTGTCGCCCAGCCAGGTGCGCCGCTTCGGCCTGCGCACCGGCGACACGGTGGAAGGCGAGATCAGGGCGCCCAAGGACGGCGAGCGTTATTTCGCCCTGCTGAAGGTCAACCAGATCAACTTCACCGACCCCCAGGCGGTGCGCCATCGGATCAACTTCGACAACCTGACGCCGCTGTATCCGGACGAACGGCTGATGATGGAAATCGAAAATCCCGAGCACAAGGACCCGACGTCCCGCGTGCTCGACCTGATCTGCCCGATCGGCAAGGGGCAGCGCGCCCTGATCGTCGCCCCGCCGCGCACGGGTAAGACGGTGATGTTGCAGAACATCGCCCATTCCATCGCCGAAAACCATCCCGAGTGCTATCTGATCGTGCTGCTGATCGACGAACGGCCCGAGGAAGTCACGGACATGGACCGTTCGGTCAAGGGCGAGGTCATCTCCTCTACCTTCGACGAGCCGGCGACCCGCCACGTCCAGGTCACGGAAATGGTGCTGGAAAAGGCCAAGCGTCTGGTCGAGCACAAGAAGGACGTGGTCATCCTGCTCGATTCCATCACCCGTCTGGCCCGCGCCTACAACACCGTGGTGCCGTCTTCCGGCAAGGTGCTGACCGGCGGCGTCGACGCCAACGCCCTGCAGCGGCCCAAGCGGTTCTTCGGCGCCGCGCGCAATATCGAGGAAGGCGGGTCCCTGACCATCATTTCGACGGCGCTGATCGATACCGGATCGCGCATGGACGAGGTCATCTTCGAGGAATTCAAGGGCACCGGTAACTCGGAAATCATTCTCGACCGCAAGCTGTCCGACAAGCGCGTGTGGCCGACCATCGACATCACCAAGTCGGGGACGCGCAAGGAAGAACTGCTGGTCGAAAAGGGCACCCTGGCCAAGATGTGGGTGCTGCGCCGGATTCTCATGCCCATGGGCGTCACGGACGCCATGGAGTTCCTGTTGGGTAAGCTGAAGGAAACCAAGGTCAACAGCGAGTTCTTCGATTCCATGAACAGCTGA